One stretch of Amycolatopsis tolypomycina DNA includes these proteins:
- a CDS encoding LPXTG cell wall anchor domain-containing protein, which produces MRRRSFRGAVAVLALTTAALIGTAGSALACYSDDTRPNPTPGKPTPCADGKVLDQKDVVFELTKNNTRLNIKSVNEGVTVTRIVVVGGNDGFNDYTPGKKLDKNAPWNDLRAPFNYDRTQPKIDKWFLCGTKKPKPTEPAPTTTTKPSTPATETTKPSTPATSETSVSPTSSTTAPAVVPAGNESGTGGGLANTGFDNSWLIWVGALLLAAGGGLLALLKFRRKASE; this is translated from the coding sequence ATGCGCAGACGTTCCTTCCGCGGCGCCGTTGCGGTCTTGGCGCTCACCACCGCTGCCCTCATCGGCACCGCCGGTTCCGCTCTCGCCTGCTACAGCGACGACACCCGTCCCAACCCGACGCCGGGCAAGCCGACGCCCTGTGCCGACGGCAAGGTCCTCGACCAGAAGGACGTCGTCTTCGAGCTGACGAAGAACAACACCCGGCTGAACATCAAGTCGGTCAACGAGGGCGTCACCGTCACCCGCATCGTCGTGGTCGGCGGCAACGACGGCTTCAACGACTACACGCCGGGCAAGAAGCTCGACAAGAACGCCCCGTGGAACGACCTGCGTGCGCCGTTCAACTACGACCGCACCCAGCCGAAGATCGACAAGTGGTTCCTGTGCGGCACGAAGAAGCCCAAGCCGACGGAGCCCGCCCCGACGACGACCACCAAGCCGTCGACGCCGGCGACCGAGACCACGAAGCCGAGCACCCCGGCCACGTCGGAGACCTCCGTCTCACCGACCAGCAGCACCACGGCTCCGGCCGTCGTGCCCGCCGGCAACGAGTCGGGCACCGGTGGCGGCCTGGCCAACACCGGTTTCGACAACAGCTGGCTGATCTGGGTCGGCGCGCTGCTGCTCGCCGCCGGTGGCGGCCTGCTCGCGCTGCTGAAGTTCCGCCGCAAGGCTTCCGAGTGA
- a CDS encoding amino acid permease, with protein sequence MPGTGLWRTKSIEQSIADTDEPDTKLRRNLSAWDLTVFGVAVVIGAGIFTLTARTAGDYAGPSVSLAFVFAAIACALAALCYAEFASTVPVAGSAYTFSYATFGEFMAWIIGWDLILELAVGAAAVSKGWSVYLETVLAYLFGKGTKTTFDIGSVTVDWGALLVVAILTILLAVGTKLSSRVSMVITGIKVAVVLFVIILGLFYIKGANYTPYIPPGETGGAGQTGVDQSLFSLIAGGASSSFGVFGLLAGASLVFFAFIGFDIVATTAEETKNPQKAVPRGIMGSLAIVTVLYVAVSLVVVGMTSYKDLATSAGDGSHKTLATAFSANGVDWAANIISFGALAGLTTVVMVLMLGQVRIIFAMSRDGLMPRGLAKTGEHGTPMRATLIVGGLVAVAAGFFPADKLEEMVNVGTLFAFVLVSAGVLVLRRTRPELPRAFKVPLVPLIPILAIVACLWLMLNLTVLTWLRFIAWMVLGVVLYFAYSRRHSLLGKRQAGEPEKVPEA encoded by the coding sequence GTGCCCGGAACGGGATTGTGGCGCACTAAATCGATCGAACAGTCCATTGCGGACACCGACGAGCCGGACACCAAGCTCCGGCGGAACCTGAGCGCGTGGGACCTCACGGTCTTCGGCGTCGCCGTCGTCATCGGCGCCGGAATCTTCACGCTGACCGCGCGGACGGCGGGTGATTACGCAGGCCCCTCGGTGTCGCTGGCCTTCGTCTTCGCGGCGATCGCCTGCGCGCTGGCGGCGCTGTGCTACGCGGAGTTCGCCTCGACCGTGCCGGTCGCGGGCAGCGCCTACACGTTCTCGTACGCCACGTTCGGCGAGTTCATGGCGTGGATCATCGGCTGGGACCTGATCCTCGAGCTCGCCGTCGGCGCGGCCGCGGTGTCCAAGGGCTGGTCGGTGTACCTGGAGACGGTGCTCGCCTACCTCTTCGGCAAGGGCACGAAGACGACGTTCGACATCGGGAGCGTGACGGTCGACTGGGGTGCGCTGCTCGTGGTGGCGATCCTGACGATCCTGCTGGCCGTCGGCACCAAGCTGTCCTCGCGGGTGTCCATGGTGATCACCGGCATCAAGGTCGCCGTGGTGCTGTTCGTGATCATCCTCGGCCTCTTCTACATCAAGGGCGCCAACTACACGCCGTACATCCCGCCGGGCGAGACGGGCGGGGCGGGCCAGACCGGCGTCGACCAGTCGCTGTTCTCCCTGATCGCGGGCGGCGCGAGCAGCTCGTTCGGCGTCTTCGGCCTGCTGGCCGGCGCCTCGCTGGTGTTCTTCGCGTTCATCGGCTTCGACATCGTCGCGACCACCGCGGAGGAGACCAAGAACCCGCAGAAGGCCGTGCCGCGCGGGATCATGGGCTCGCTGGCCATCGTGACCGTGCTGTACGTCGCCGTGTCGCTCGTCGTCGTCGGCATGACGTCCTACAAGGACCTCGCGACTTCGGCGGGCGACGGCAGCCACAAGACCCTCGCCACGGCGTTCTCCGCGAACGGCGTCGACTGGGCGGCCAACATCATCTCCTTCGGCGCGCTGGCCGGCCTGACCACCGTCGTCATGGTGCTCATGCTGGGCCAGGTCCGGATCATCTTCGCGATGTCCCGCGACGGCCTGATGCCGCGCGGCCTGGCGAAGACCGGCGAACACGGCACGCCGATGCGCGCGACGCTCATCGTCGGCGGGCTGGTCGCGGTCGCGGCCGGGTTCTTCCCGGCGGACAAGCTCGAAGAAATGGTGAACGTCGGCACGCTGTTCGCGTTCGTGCTCGTCTCGGCAGGCGTGCTGGTGCTGCGGCGGACCCGGCCGGAACTGCCCCGGGCGTTCAAGGTGCCGCTGGTGCCGCTGATCCCGATCCTGGCCATCGTGGCCTGCCTGTGGCTGATGCTGAACCTGACCGTGCTGACCTGGCTGCGGTTCATCGCCTGGATGGTGCTGGGCGTGGTGCTGTACTTCGCCTACAGCCGCCGTCATTCGCTGCTCGGCAAGCGGCAGGCGGGGGAACCGGAGAAGGTACCCGAAGCCTGA
- a CDS encoding cation diffusion facilitator family transporter — MSAGGGTKAILAALGANAGIAAAKFVGFLVTGSSSMLAESVHSLADTTNQGLLLIGQKTSKREADKEHPFGYGRDRYFYSFIVALMLFTLGAAFAIYEGIHKISHPEPLESPIVAVIILLVAVALESYSFYTAITESKKIKGNAGWWAFIRQAKEPELPVVLLEDAGALLGLVFALLGVGLSIVTGNPVWDGVGTLAIGALLGVIAIILIIEMKSLLIGEGANEGVLATIIDELAAGKVERVIHIRTQYMGPDELLVAAKLAMVPGLDTAELATAIDDAEARVRAKVPVAKLIYLEPDLDRSLAR; from the coding sequence GTGTCAGCTGGAGGCGGAACCAAGGCGATCCTCGCGGCGCTCGGGGCGAATGCCGGGATCGCGGCGGCGAAGTTCGTCGGCTTCCTCGTCACGGGGTCGTCGTCGATGCTGGCCGAGTCGGTGCACTCGCTGGCCGACACCACGAACCAGGGCCTGCTGCTGATCGGCCAGAAGACGTCGAAGCGGGAAGCGGACAAGGAGCACCCCTTCGGCTACGGCCGGGACCGGTACTTCTACTCCTTCATCGTCGCGCTGATGCTCTTCACCCTCGGCGCCGCCTTCGCGATCTACGAGGGCATCCACAAGATCAGCCACCCCGAGCCGCTCGAGTCGCCGATCGTCGCGGTGATCATCCTGCTCGTCGCGGTCGCGCTGGAAAGCTACAGCTTCTACACCGCGATCACCGAGTCGAAGAAGATCAAGGGCAACGCCGGCTGGTGGGCCTTCATCCGCCAGGCCAAGGAGCCCGAGCTGCCCGTCGTGCTGCTCGAGGACGCCGGCGCGCTGCTCGGCCTCGTCTTCGCGCTGCTGGGCGTCGGGCTGTCGATCGTCACCGGCAACCCGGTCTGGGACGGCGTCGGCACCCTCGCGATCGGCGCGCTGCTCGGCGTCATCGCGATCATCCTCATCATCGAGATGAAGAGCCTGCTCATCGGCGAAGGCGCCAACGAGGGCGTCCTCGCGACGATCATCGACGAGCTCGCCGCGGGCAAGGTCGAGCGCGTCATCCACATCCGCACCCAGTACATGGGGCCGGACGAGCTGCTCGTCGCGGCGAAGCTGGCGATGGTGCCGGGGCTCGACACCGCCGAGCTGGCGACGGCCATCGACGACGCCGAGGCCCGCGTCCGGGCCAAGGTGCCGGTGGCCAAGCTGATCTACCTCGAACCGGACCTCGACCGCAGCCTTGCGCGATAA
- a CDS encoding AfsR/SARP family transcriptional regulator has protein sequence MAHFAVLGPLAVESPPGRWAVLRGERQRTLLAVLLLNAGRHVPVDVLVEALWPDGPPKSYTSNLHTYLSRLRERIEGLRVEHGPPGYRLLVEPEELDLLAFRAAVAEGRRAADPVAAAGHYRRALALWRGPVLAGLHVPRLDADVARLESERLAVFEDCVDAELTAGRHGELTGELRAMITEHPLRERLAAQLMIALHRAGQQGSALEVYRRLRKTLIEELGVEPGAEVRRVHAAVLRGEDPVPRLPPAVWPVCQLPPDIGDFTGREAELAELAGVLGAGHGVPVAVLSGEPGAGKSTLAVRAAHRLRARFPDGQLYVPLAGREIGEVLADLLRALGVPGPAVPDDVRARAAVFRGRLTDRRVLVVLDDAVDPEHVRTLLPGTPGCAVLVTSRRRLSGLAGAHRLAVGPLSGTDAAELLNRLAGARVARERADAERIITACARLPLALRIAGSRLAIRPHLRLGELADRLEDEVRRLDELTVSDLAVRSSIALSYDGLRPPARRAFRLLGRCRLADLPSWAVTTLIDDPDEAVEELVEASLLEARGADATGEGRYRMHDLVRLYAAELDEPEAGSGVRTVLAATLALADAAAARLPRTVPMPSPAVEPPAQPLPRELVERLLARPDDWFAAERANLVLLIGMLGPRDALLLLDRLGVYLYLHGQYADMRAAYETVLSADPPLSTVAEATLTLLRHARGEYEEAAVRYRACAKELEAFGDRRTHAWVSANLAHCLIGLGRPEEALETAADAHELFTVDGSAAELGWVQAAESAALLRLGRIPEASEVDRKALARARAGGDARVIGEALHGYAWSSLLTGDDPGALAAITESVELLRGTMARSALAKSLRTFGAISAATGARQEATAAFEEARSLARELDERPRELSCTRALAAAWIGAGRAAQAIPVLRACLDEFRSMGGRAATGLTWLVLHRAYAATGDRRSATEAETEAAELLDPRDASAAALRRALLALTEPG, from the coding sequence ATGGCGCACTTCGCCGTGCTCGGTCCGCTCGCCGTCGAAAGCCCGCCGGGCCGGTGGGCCGTCCTGCGCGGCGAGCGGCAGCGCACGCTGCTGGCCGTGCTGCTGCTCAACGCCGGCCGGCACGTCCCCGTCGACGTGCTCGTCGAAGCGCTGTGGCCGGACGGGCCGCCCAAGTCGTACACGTCCAACCTGCACACCTACCTCTCGCGGCTGCGCGAACGCATCGAAGGACTCCGGGTCGAGCACGGCCCGCCGGGCTACCGGCTGCTCGTCGAGCCGGAAGAGCTCGACCTGCTCGCATTCCGGGCCGCCGTCGCCGAAGGGCGGCGGGCGGCGGATCCGGTGGCCGCCGCGGGGCACTACCGGCGGGCGCTCGCGCTGTGGCGGGGGCCGGTGCTGGCCGGGCTGCACGTGCCGCGGCTGGACGCCGACGTCGCCCGGCTGGAGTCCGAGCGGCTCGCGGTGTTCGAAGACTGCGTCGACGCCGAGCTCACCGCCGGCCGGCACGGGGAGCTGACCGGCGAGCTGCGGGCCATGATCACCGAGCACCCGCTGCGCGAACGGCTGGCCGCGCAGCTGATGATCGCGCTGCACCGGGCCGGGCAGCAGGGCAGCGCGCTGGAGGTCTACCGGCGGCTGCGGAAGACCCTGATCGAGGAGCTCGGCGTCGAGCCCGGCGCGGAGGTCCGCCGGGTGCACGCGGCCGTGCTGCGCGGCGAGGACCCCGTGCCGCGGCTGCCGCCGGCGGTGTGGCCGGTGTGCCAGCTCCCGCCGGACATCGGGGACTTCACCGGCCGCGAAGCCGAGCTGGCGGAGCTGGCCGGTGTGCTCGGCGCGGGCCACGGCGTCCCGGTCGCGGTGCTGAGCGGCGAGCCGGGCGCGGGCAAGAGCACCCTCGCCGTGCGCGCGGCGCACAGGCTGCGCGCGCGGTTCCCGGACGGCCAGCTGTACGTGCCGCTGGCGGGCCGCGAAATCGGCGAGGTGCTGGCCGACCTGCTGCGCGCGCTGGGCGTCCCCGGCCCGGCCGTGCCGGACGACGTGCGGGCGCGCGCGGCGGTGTTCCGCGGCCGGCTCACCGACCGGCGGGTGCTGGTGGTGCTCGACGACGCCGTCGACCCCGAGCACGTCCGCACGCTGCTGCCGGGCACGCCGGGCTGCGCGGTGCTGGTGACGAGCCGCCGCCGGCTGAGCGGGCTGGCGGGCGCGCACCGGCTGGCCGTCGGTCCGCTGTCCGGCACCGACGCCGCGGAGCTGCTGAACCGGCTCGCCGGGGCGCGGGTGGCGCGGGAGCGGGCCGACGCCGAGCGCATCATCACGGCGTGCGCGCGGCTGCCGCTGGCGCTGCGGATCGCGGGCAGCAGGCTGGCGATCCGGCCGCACCTGCGGCTCGGCGAGCTGGCCGACAGGCTGGAGGACGAGGTCCGCCGGCTCGACGAGCTGACCGTGAGCGACCTGGCCGTCCGCAGCAGCATCGCGCTGAGCTACGACGGCCTGCGGCCACCGGCGCGGCGCGCGTTCCGGCTGCTCGGCCGGTGCCGCCTCGCCGACCTGCCGTCGTGGGCCGTCACGACGTTGATCGACGACCCGGACGAAGCCGTCGAAGAGCTCGTCGAAGCGAGTTTGCTGGAGGCGCGCGGGGCGGACGCGACGGGCGAAGGCCGCTACCGGATGCACGACCTCGTCCGGCTGTACGCGGCGGAGCTCGACGAGCCGGAGGCCGGCTCCGGCGTCCGGACGGTGCTGGCGGCAACGCTGGCGCTCGCGGACGCGGCGGCGGCGCGGTTGCCGCGCACGGTGCCGATGCCGTCCCCGGCCGTCGAGCCACCGGCGCAGCCGTTGCCGCGGGAGCTGGTGGAGCGGCTGCTGGCGCGGCCGGACGACTGGTTCGCCGCCGAGCGGGCGAACCTGGTGCTGCTCATCGGGATGCTGGGCCCGCGGGATGCGTTGCTGCTGCTCGACCGCTTGGGCGTCTACCTGTACCTGCACGGCCAGTACGCCGACATGCGCGCGGCGTACGAAACGGTGTTGTCGGCCGACCCACCGCTGTCGACGGTGGCCGAGGCGACGTTGACGTTGCTGCGGCACGCGCGTGGCGAGTACGAGGAGGCGGCGGTCCGCTACCGCGCGTGCGCCAAGGAGCTGGAGGCTTTCGGCGACCGGCGCACGCACGCGTGGGTGTCGGCGAACCTGGCGCACTGCCTGATCGGCCTGGGCCGCCCCGAGGAGGCCCTGGAGACGGCGGCCGACGCCCACGAACTGTTCACTGTGGACGGATCAGCGGCGGAGCTGGGCTGGGTGCAGGCAGCGGAGTCGGCGGCCTTGCTGCGGCTGGGAAGGATCCCCGAGGCCAGCGAAGTAGACCGGAAGGCACTGGCCAGGGCCCGCGCCGGCGGCGACGCCCGGGTGATCGGCGAGGCCCTCCACGGGTACGCGTGGTCATCGCTGCTGACGGGCGACGACCCGGGAGCACTGGCGGCGATCACGGAGTCGGTGGAGCTGCTCCGCGGCACGATGGCTCGGTCGGCACTGGCGAAGTCGTTGCGAACGTTCGGCGCGATCTCGGCGGCGACGGGCGCACGGCAGGAGGCCACGGCGGCGTTCGAGGAGGCCCGTTCGCTGGCACGGGAGCTGGACGAGCGGCCACGCGAGCTGTCATGCACCAGAGCACTGGCCGCGGCCTGGATCGGCGCGGGACGCGCGGCCCAGGCGATCCCGGTGCTACGGGCATGCTTGGACGAGTTCCGTTCGATGGGCGGCCGAGCGGCAACGGGCTTGACGTGGCTGGTGCTGCACCGGGCGTACGCGGCCACGGGGGATCGGAGGTCGGCGACCGAGGCGGAGACGGAGGCGGCGGAGTTGCTCGACCCACGCGATGCCAGCGCAGCCGCGCTGCGGCGGGCGCTGCTCGCGCTCACCGAGCCGGGCTGA
- the manA gene encoding mannose-6-phosphate isomerase, class I has translation MELLRNAVRPYAWGSRTAIPELLGRPVPAPHPEAELWMGAHPGDPSHVIGPDGTERSLLELVDADPVTQLGERCAKRWGGRLPFLLKILAAEEPLSMQAHPSAAQAAEGHAREEQLGIPRDAPNRNYPDPTAKPELVCALTEFHALAGFRAPDRTVKLLKAIETPGLAKYTGLLEAQPDPDGLRALFTTWITLPQASLDSLLPEVLDACVRHVQEHGEFAVECRTILELGEAHPRDAGVLAALLLNRLTLRAGEAIYLPAGNLHLYLHGTAVEILANSDNILRCGLTPKHVDVPELLRVVDFACGEMPVQCGDAGGRMAVYRTDAPEFELSRVEWAAGQDDEISVDSVGPQILLCTAGDLLVTADDGEKVELRRGQSVWLPAADPPVRVRAVGGERAQLFRATAGTCED, from the coding sequence GTGGAGCTGCTGCGCAACGCGGTGCGGCCCTACGCCTGGGGATCGCGGACGGCGATCCCCGAGCTGCTGGGCCGTCCGGTACCCGCGCCGCACCCCGAGGCCGAGCTGTGGATGGGTGCCCACCCGGGTGACCCGTCCCACGTCATCGGCCCCGACGGGACCGAGCGGAGCCTGCTCGAGCTGGTGGACGCCGACCCGGTGACACAGCTCGGCGAGCGCTGCGCGAAGCGGTGGGGCGGGCGGCTCCCGTTCCTGTTGAAGATCCTCGCGGCGGAGGAGCCGCTGTCGATGCAGGCGCACCCGTCGGCGGCCCAGGCCGCGGAGGGGCACGCCCGCGAGGAGCAGCTGGGCATCCCGCGGGACGCGCCGAACCGCAACTACCCGGATCCGACGGCGAAGCCGGAGCTGGTGTGCGCGCTGACGGAGTTCCACGCGCTGGCGGGGTTCCGCGCCCCGGACCGCACGGTGAAGCTGCTGAAGGCGATCGAGACGCCGGGGCTGGCGAAGTACACGGGGCTGCTGGAGGCCCAGCCGGACCCGGACGGGCTGCGCGCGCTGTTCACGACGTGGATCACGCTGCCGCAGGCTTCATTGGATTCGCTGTTGCCGGAGGTGCTCGACGCGTGCGTCCGGCACGTCCAGGAGCACGGCGAGTTCGCGGTCGAGTGCCGGACGATCCTGGAGCTGGGCGAGGCGCACCCGCGCGACGCGGGCGTGCTGGCGGCCCTGTTGCTGAACCGGCTGACGTTGCGCGCGGGCGAGGCGATCTACCTGCCGGCGGGCAACCTGCACCTGTACCTGCACGGAACGGCCGTGGAGATCCTGGCGAACTCGGACAACATCCTGCGGTGCGGGCTGACGCCGAAGCACGTGGACGTCCCGGAGCTGCTGCGGGTGGTCGACTTCGCGTGCGGCGAGATGCCGGTCCAGTGCGGTGACGCCGGGGGACGCATGGCGGTGTACCGCACGGACGCGCCGGAGTTCGAGCTGTCCCGCGTGGAGTGGGCGGCGGGCCAGGACGACGAGATTTCGGTCGACAGCGTGGGGCCCCAAATCTTGTTGTGCACGGCAGGCGACCTGCTGGTGACGGCGGACGACGGCGAGAAGGTCGAGCTGCGAAGGGGCCAGTCGGTGTGGCTGCCGGCGGCGGACCCACCGGTGCGAGTGCGAGCGGTGGGCGGCGAGAGGGCCCAGCTCTTCCGCGCGACGGCCGGCACCTGCGAGGACTGA
- a CDS encoding Trm112 family protein, translating into MAITLDAQLLEILACPSPDHAPLRPGAPDDPEADALTCTECGRVYPVRDGIPVLLLDEATLPGEHGNSDADSA; encoded by the coding sequence ATGGCCATCACGCTCGACGCCCAGCTCCTCGAGATCTTGGCGTGCCCGTCGCCCGATCACGCCCCGCTCCGGCCGGGCGCGCCGGACGACCCCGAGGCCGACGCCCTGACGTGCACCGAGTGCGGTCGCGTGTACCCGGTCCGTGACGGCATTCCGGTGCTGCTCCTGGACGAAGCGACCCTTCCCGGGGAACACGGGAATTCCGATGCCGACAGTGCTTGA
- a CDS encoding phosphomannomutase/phosphoglucomutase, whose protein sequence is MPDLSGIVKAYDIRGVVGEQLDADIVRDFGAAFALLIKPEAPSVVIGHDMRDSSPSLAAAFAEGVTSQGLDVVSIGLASTDQLYFASGSLNMPGAMFTASHNPAKYNGIKLCRAGASPVGQDTGLAEIRDTVEQGVPGFEGQRGSVTEREVLADYAAYLRKLVDLSGSRPLKIVVDAGNGMGGHTVPTVFAGLPIDIVPMYFELDGTFPNHEANPLDPANIVDLQAKVREVGADAGIAFDGDADRCFIVDERGEPVSPSAITALVAVRELAKDPGGTIIHNLITSKGVPEIVAEHGGKPVRTRVGHSFIKAEMARTGAIFGGEHSAHYYFRDFWRADTGMLAALHVLAALGEQSGPLSELTSAYSRYAASGEINSTVDDQVAKMMAVKDTFGTRSGVEIDELDGLTVQLPGGAWFNLRPSNTEPLLRLNVEAANAEAVQGLVDEVLAIIRN, encoded by the coding sequence GTGCCAGACCTTTCGGGCATCGTGAAGGCCTACGACATTCGCGGCGTGGTCGGCGAGCAGCTCGACGCGGACATCGTCCGCGACTTCGGCGCCGCGTTCGCCCTGCTCATCAAGCCGGAAGCCCCCTCGGTGGTGATCGGCCACGACATGCGCGACTCCTCGCCGTCGCTGGCCGCCGCCTTCGCCGAGGGCGTCACCTCGCAGGGCCTCGACGTCGTCAGCATCGGGCTGGCGAGCACCGACCAGCTGTACTTCGCGTCGGGCTCGCTGAACATGCCGGGCGCGATGTTCACCGCCAGCCACAACCCGGCCAAGTACAACGGCATCAAGCTGTGCCGCGCGGGCGCGTCCCCGGTCGGGCAGGACACCGGGCTCGCCGAGATCCGCGACACCGTCGAGCAGGGCGTGCCCGGCTTCGAGGGCCAGCGCGGCTCGGTCACCGAGCGGGAGGTCCTCGCCGACTACGCCGCCTACCTGCGCAAACTCGTCGACCTGTCGGGCAGCCGGCCGCTGAAGATCGTCGTCGACGCCGGCAACGGCATGGGCGGCCACACCGTCCCGACCGTGTTCGCCGGGCTGCCGATCGACATCGTGCCGATGTACTTCGAGCTCGACGGCACGTTCCCGAACCACGAGGCCAACCCGCTCGACCCGGCGAACATCGTCGACCTGCAGGCGAAGGTGCGCGAGGTCGGCGCGGACGCCGGCATCGCCTTCGACGGCGACGCCGACCGCTGCTTCATCGTCGACGAGCGCGGCGAGCCGGTTTCGCCGAGCGCGATCACCGCGCTGGTCGCCGTCCGTGAGCTGGCGAAAGACCCGGGCGGCACGATCATCCACAACCTGATCACGTCCAAGGGCGTCCCGGAGATCGTCGCCGAGCACGGCGGCAAGCCGGTCCGCACCCGCGTCGGGCACTCGTTCATCAAGGCCGAGATGGCCCGCACCGGCGCCATCTTCGGCGGCGAGCACTCCGCGCACTACTACTTCCGCGACTTCTGGCGCGCCGACACCGGCATGCTCGCGGCGCTGCACGTCCTCGCCGCGCTCGGCGAGCAGAGCGGCCCGCTCAGCGAGCTGACCAGCGCGTACTCGCGCTACGCGGCCTCGGGTGAGATCAACTCCACGGTCGACGACCAGGTCGCGAAGATGATGGCCGTCAAGGACACCTTCGGCACCCGCTCCGGCGTCGAGATCGACGAGCTGGACGGCCTGACCGTGCAGCTGCCGGGCGGCGCCTGGTTCAACCTGCGCCCGTCGAACACCGAACCGCTGCTCCGGCTGAACGTCGAGGCGGCGAACGCCGAGGCCGTGCAGGGTCTGGTCGACGAAGTGCTCGCGATCATCCGCAACTGA
- a CDS encoding DUF3499 domain-containing protein has translation MRSVRKCSRTGCLEPAVATLTYAYSDSTAVVGPLATASEPHSYDLCEAHALRLTVPKGWEVVRHEGAFAAPDPSADELTALAEAVREAGRSDKPAPAPEPEGPSGRRGHLRVLPGRA, from the coding sequence GTGCGGAGCGTACGGAAGTGTTCGCGTACTGGCTGTCTCGAGCCAGCTGTGGCCACGCTGACGTATGCGTACAGCGACTCCACCGCCGTCGTCGGCCCGCTGGCCACCGCCTCCGAGCCGCACTCCTACGACCTCTGCGAAGCCCACGCGCTGCGGCTCACCGTCCCGAAGGGCTGGGAAGTCGTCCGGCACGAAGGGGCCTTCGCCGCGCCCGACCCGTCGGCCGACGAACTGACCGCGCTGGCCGAGGCCGTGCGCGAGGCCGGCCGCTCCGACAAACCGGCGCCCGCCCCCGAGCCGGAGGGCCCGTCCGGGCGCCGCGGCCACCTGCGGGTCCTGCCCGGTCGCGCCTGA
- a CDS encoding metallopeptidase family protein, with product MATARDYRQRRRSRRDRHGRGLRGTLYPATLPAAASRAERFDALVLDALEPIEARWRHELTKLDVAVDDVPEVRENGHAPADGVLHDGAVPLSRLVPAGVDRTGLPTRARIVLYRRPLEARAKDPSELAELVHDVLVEQVAGYLGVEPDVIEGE from the coding sequence GTGGCGACGGCACGTGATTACCGACAGCGGCGGCGCTCGCGGCGGGACCGGCACGGCCGGGGCCTGCGCGGGACGCTGTATCCGGCGACCCTGCCCGCCGCCGCGAGCCGCGCGGAGAGGTTCGACGCACTGGTGCTGGACGCACTGGAGCCGATCGAGGCGCGCTGGCGCCACGAGCTGACGAAGCTCGACGTGGCGGTGGACGACGTGCCGGAGGTTCGCGAGAACGGCCACGCACCGGCGGACGGGGTGCTGCACGACGGCGCGGTGCCGCTGTCGCGGCTGGTCCCGGCGGGGGTGGATCGCACGGGGCTGCCGACGCGGGCGCGGATCGTGCTGTACCGGCGGCCGCTGGAGGCGCGGGCGAAGGACCCGTCGGAGCTGGCCGAGCTGGTGCACGACGTGCTGGTGGAGCAGGTGGCGGGGTACCTGGGCGTGGAGCCGGACGTCATCGAAGGCGAGTAG